The Mesorhizobium sp. M3A.F.Ca.ET.080.04.2.1 genome contains the following window.
GCCTGGGACGACGGCAATCACGTTCTCGCCGTCGGCGCCGACCAGGATCAGCGCCGTGCCGGTGGAGGCAAAACTCTCGCCGACTCCGGAAAGATCGACATTGCCGGCCTTGAGCAGCGCCAGGGCGTCCCCGGCAAAACTGTCCTTGCCGACGGCGCCGACCATGCGCACCTGGGCGCCGGCACGAGCCGCGGCCAGCGCTTGGTTGGCGCCCTTGCCGCCGGGCGCGGTGACGAAGCCGGAGCCGCGCACCGTCTCGCCAGGTGCCGGCAAACGGTCGACTTTGGCGATGAGGTCGAGATTGATCGAGCCGACAATGATGATCAAAGAAGCGCCTCCTGCAGGAGCCGTTCAGCCTTCGATCGAATGCCGATTCACTCCAAGTGTTTGCATTTACACAAATGCTTGGCCAGGAGGCTAGCTGCAAAGACCGTCGGGTTCCAGATCACGTGGGTTGCGCGCCGGCGGCCGACATCATTGGCGTGATCGTGGTCTCAGGATCCCAGCTGGCCAGCTTCCCAGCCCAGTATGGCGCGCTTGCGGGTCAAGCCCCAGTGGTAGCCCGTGAGCGCTCCGGATTTGCCGAGGGCGCGGTGGCAAGGCACGACGAAAGACATCGGGTTGGCGCCGACCGCGGCGCCAACAGCCCGGCTTGCGCTCGGCGCGCCGATGCTGGCCGCGATCGAGGAATAGGTGCAGGCCCGGCCCATCGGGATGCGCAGCAGCGCTTCCCAGACCCGCAGCTGGAAGTCGGTGCCGATCATCACCACGCGCAGCGGCTGGTCGGCGCGCCAGAGCGCCGGATCGAAGATCCGCGCCGCATAAGGCTGGGTCGCCGACATATCCTCGACATGGGTTGCGTTCGGCCAGCGGCCGGACATGTCGGCGAAGGCCTCTCGCTCGCCGCCCGCGTCGCAGAAGGCGAGGCCGGCCAGGCCGCGATCGGTGACCATGATCAGCGCGATGCCGAAGGGCGAGATATGGTAGCCATAACGAATGGTGAGGCCGGCGCCGCGGGTCTTGTAGTCGCCGGGCGACATCGCCTCATGGGTGACGAACAGGTCGTGCAGCCGTCCCGGTCCAGACATGCCGAGCTCGAAAGAGGTCTCCAGCAGCGGCATGCCGGAATCGAGCAGCCTGCGCGCGTGATCGAGCGTCACCGCCTGCAGGAAGGCTTTCGGCGACAGCCCGGCCCAGCGGGTGAACAGCTTCTGCAGCCCGGTGGGCGTCTCGCCGACTTCCGCCGCCAGAACCTC
Protein-coding sequences here:
- a CDS encoding methylated-DNA--[protein]-cysteine S-methyltransferase, with product MNAQMPVKTTAVLEKDITPEGSDYEIVRRAIEKISLDYRDQPSLEVLAAEVGETPTGLQKLFTRWAGLSPKAFLQAVTLDHARRLLDSGMPLLETSFELGMSGPGRLHDLFVTHEAMSPGDYKTRGAGLTIRYGYHISPFGIALIMVTDRGLAGLAFCDAGGEREAFADMSGRWPNATHVEDMSATQPYAARIFDPALWRADQPLRVVMIGTDFQLRVWEALLRIPMGRACTYSSIAASIGAPSASRAVGAAVGANPMSFVVPCHRALGKSGALTGYHWGLTRKRAILGWEAGQLGS